From Sediminibacterium sp. TEGAF015, a single genomic window includes:
- a CDS encoding RelA/SpoT family protein, with amino-acid sequence MDAAPIQPFEPALAKYTLNEEQEKKEIIRHYRALLKALRPKLKKGDKELLRTAFEMAANAHKTMRRKSGEPYILHPIAVAMICVEEIGLGVRSSICALLHDTVEDTDISLEDIEMEFGTEIAKIVDGLTKISGVMDTNTSQQAENFKKILLTLTDDPRVILIKLSDRLHNMRTLDHMKREKQLKIASETVWVYAPLAHRMGLYNIKTELEDLSMKYMEPEAYRDIAKKLAETKRERTRYINEFIRPIREKLIAADFDFEIYGRPKSIHSIWNKIKKKAVAFEEVYDLFAIRVILNSPPEKEKEQCWKVYSMITDEYNPSPERLRDWLSNPKSNGYEALHTTVMGPQGKWVEVQIRTKRMNEIAEKGLAAHFKYKEGKEGNDEDRFDKWFGQIREVLSAPDTDGVDFLQDFKTSFLAEEIYVYTPKGEVKMLPTGSTALDFAFAIHSAIGTKCIGAKVHHKLVPIGHKLRSGDQIEIITSNKQKPSEDWLNMVVTAKAKNKIKDSLREEKRKIAEDGKYVLQRRLESLGAAYSQYNIEELTQFYKVNSALDLHYKIATKAIDLKELKDFQILGDKIEIPKPKIVIPETLVDPTKSVSKKDSELIIFGESSDKIMYTLAKCCSPIPGDDVFGFVSTGKGLIIHRTNCPNATQLLANYGHRVVKTKWAKNKEISFLTGLKIVGLDDVGVINKITNVISGDLRINISGLSIDSKEGLFEGIIKVFVHDKEELEELVNRLKSLNGIQTVDRFDTDKEA; translated from the coding sequence ATGGATGCAGCCCCAATTCAGCCTTTTGAGCCCGCTTTAGCCAAGTATACCCTGAACGAAGAGCAGGAAAAAAAAGAAATCATTCGACATTACCGCGCTTTATTGAAAGCGCTAAGACCCAAATTAAAAAAGGGGGACAAGGAATTATTACGCACGGCTTTTGAAATGGCAGCCAATGCCCACAAGACCATGCGCAGAAAAAGTGGGGAGCCGTATATACTGCATCCGATTGCCGTTGCCATGATTTGTGTAGAAGAAATTGGACTGGGTGTCAGAAGTAGCATCTGCGCACTTTTACATGACACGGTAGAAGACACAGATATCTCATTAGAAGATATTGAAATGGAATTTGGTACCGAGATTGCCAAAATTGTAGACGGACTCACCAAGATTTCCGGTGTTATGGACACCAATACCAGTCAGCAAGCAGAGAACTTTAAAAAAATATTGCTGACACTAACAGATGACCCAAGGGTAATATTGATTAAGCTGTCGGATCGACTACACAATATGCGCACCCTTGATCATATGAAACGGGAGAAGCAACTAAAGATTGCTTCGGAAACCGTTTGGGTTTATGCTCCCCTTGCACACCGCATGGGATTATACAATATCAAGACAGAGCTGGAAGACCTTTCCATGAAATACATGGAGCCGGAAGCCTACCGGGATATTGCGAAGAAATTGGCAGAAACCAAAAGAGAAAGAACCCGCTATATCAATGAATTCATTCGTCCAATCCGGGAAAAACTGATTGCGGCCGATTTTGATTTTGAAATTTACGGAAGGCCCAAAAGCATTCACTCCATCTGGAATAAAATCAAGAAAAAAGCTGTTGCTTTTGAAGAGGTTTATGATTTGTTTGCTATCCGTGTCATATTAAATTCCCCTCCCGAAAAAGAGAAGGAACAGTGCTGGAAAGTATATTCTATGATTACCGACGAGTACAATCCTTCCCCTGAAAGACTAAGAGACTGGTTAAGTAACCCAAAGAGCAATGGATACGAAGCGCTACACACAACTGTAATGGGCCCTCAAGGTAAATGGGTGGAAGTACAGATCAGGACCAAAAGAATGAATGAAATTGCAGAAAAAGGGCTTGCCGCACACTTTAAATACAAGGAGGGAAAAGAAGGAAACGATGAAGACCGTTTTGATAAATGGTTTGGACAAATACGAGAAGTATTGAGTGCCCCGGATACAGATGGGGTAGACTTTCTACAAGATTTCAAAACCTCATTTTTAGCAGAAGAAATATATGTGTATACACCAAAAGGGGAAGTGAAAATGTTGCCCACCGGCAGTACGGCTCTTGACTTTGCTTTTGCCATCCACTCTGCTATTGGCACCAAGTGTATTGGTGCAAAAGTGCACCATAAGCTGGTTCCGATTGGTCACAAATTAAGAAGTGGTGATCAGATTGAAATTATAACCAGCAATAAACAAAAACCTTCTGAAGACTGGCTCAATATGGTGGTTACCGCCAAAGCCAAGAACAAAATCAAAGACAGTTTAAGAGAAGAAAAAAGAAAAATTGCCGAAGACGGAAAATACGTTTTACAGAGAAGGCTGGAATCGCTCGGAGCCGCTTACAGTCAGTATAATATTGAGGAACTAACTCAGTTTTACAAGGTAAATTCTGCACTGGACCTTCACTATAAAATTGCCACTAAAGCCATCGACCTCAAGGAACTGAAAGATTTTCAAATCTTGGGAGACAAAATTGAAATTCCCAAACCCAAAATAGTAATACCAGAAACGTTGGTGGATCCTACTAAATCCGTTTCTAAAAAAGATTCTGAACTAATCATTTTTGGCGAGAGCAGCGACAAAATCATGTATACGCTTGCCAAATGTTGCAGCCCAATTCCTGGCGACGACGTATTTGGCTTTGTCAGTACGGGTAAAGGCTTAATCATCCACAGAACCAATTGCCCCAATGCCACACAGTTACTGGCCAATTACGGGCACAGAGTGGTAAAAACCAAGTGGGCAAAAAACAAAGAAATTTCATTCCTTACCGGATTAAAAATTGTAGGACTAGACGATGTGGGTGTTATTAACAAAATAACCAATGTAATCAGTGGTGATCTTCGTATTAATATCTCCGGACTAAGCATTGATTCCAAGGAAGGTTTATTTGAAGGAATAATCAAGGTTTTTGTTCATGACAAAGAAGAACTAGAGGAATTGGTGAACCGACTGAAATCTTTAAACGGCATTCAAACCGTTGACAGATTTGATACGGATAAAGAAGCCTAA
- a CDS encoding anthranilate synthase component I family protein, whose protein sequence is MKRNKKAFSVSEMPDFKEQILQWIQPFGVCSFLDNHLYNLPHHSVDCLVAAGALQVINGADTAAAIDAFYQTEKDWLFGHFSYEYNTPQNCRTQQKHPAGFSDAFFFRPDHILLISGKELLIESYSRDPDAIFNEISAIRIKEGRLQSIQCSPRTNKESYLQTIQHLLNHIQQGDCYEINFCQEFFAENIELDPITTYRQLTQLSPNPFACYYKENNAHLLCASPERWLKKEGKELLSQPIKGTLKRDLNNVDQDNRLRDQLTNSLKDKSENVMVVDLVRNDLSHVCRAGSVIVSELFGIYSFPQVHQMISTIKGELLPENGMTEIISASFPMGSMTGAPKKRVMELIRQYEPIERGVFSGAVGYIKPNQDFDFNVVIRSILYNDSTKYLSYLVGSGITIYSDPEQEYQECLLKAKAIEGVLGN, encoded by the coding sequence TTGAAAAGAAATAAAAAGGCATTCTCCGTTTCTGAAATGCCTGACTTCAAAGAGCAAATACTACAATGGATTCAACCATTTGGTGTTTGCTCTTTTTTAGATAATCATCTATACAATTTACCACACCACTCAGTGGATTGTCTGGTTGCAGCAGGTGCATTGCAGGTGATTAATGGAGCTGATACTGCTGCTGCTATTGATGCATTTTACCAGACAGAAAAAGATTGGCTTTTCGGGCATTTTTCTTACGAATACAATACACCGCAAAACTGTAGGACCCAGCAAAAACATCCGGCAGGATTCAGCGATGCATTTTTTTTTAGACCAGATCATATTCTGCTAATCAGTGGAAAAGAACTATTAATTGAATCTTATTCCAGAGACCCTGATGCAATTTTTAATGAAATAAGTGCTATAAGAATTAAAGAAGGCCGGTTACAGTCAATTCAATGTTCCCCAAGAACAAACAAAGAAAGCTATCTTCAAACAATCCAACATCTCTTGAATCATATTCAGCAAGGTGACTGTTACGAAATCAATTTTTGTCAGGAGTTTTTCGCCGAAAATATTGAGCTAGACCCCATCACTACCTATCGTCAGCTAACCCAGCTATCTCCAAATCCCTTTGCTTGTTACTATAAAGAAAACAATGCTCATTTACTATGTGCCAGTCCGGAAAGATGGCTCAAAAAAGAGGGTAAGGAATTATTATCGCAACCCATTAAGGGAACTCTCAAAAGAGACCTGAACAATGTTGATCAGGATAACAGGTTAAGGGATCAGCTTACCAATAGCTTAAAAGACAAAAGTGAGAATGTAATGGTAGTAGACCTGGTTAGAAATGATCTGAGTCATGTTTGTAGAGCCGGTTCAGTAATCGTTTCTGAATTATTTGGAATCTACAGTTTTCCTCAGGTGCATCAGATGATTTCGACCATTAAAGGTGAATTGTTACCAGAAAACGGCATGACTGAAATTATTAGTGCCAGCTTCCCAATGGGAAGTATGACCGGAGCACCAAAGAAAAGAGTAATGGAACTGATTAGGCAATATGAACCAATTGAAAGAGGCGTTTTCTCTGGTGCCGTAGGTTATATAAAACCCAACCAGGATTTTGACTTCAATGTAGTTATCAGAAGCATCTTATACAACGATTCAACTAAATATCTAAGCTATTTAGTTGGAAGCGGCATTACAATATACAGTGATCCGGAACAGGAATACCAGGAATGTTTATTAAAAGCAAAAGCCATTGAAGGGGTTCTAGGCAATTGA
- a CDS encoding heme-binding domain-containing protein, translated as MFKKVLLALLVVFLILQAFRPEKNLSGNKENDISTLYAVPAEVDQILVKACNDCHSNQTVYPWYAEVQPIAWWLDDHVKDGKKHLNFNEFASYRLAKQYHKLEEVIDEVKEGEMPLESYTLVHRNANLTMEEKNILVNWSTAVRDTMKARYPADSLIMKKKK; from the coding sequence ATGTTTAAAAAAGTATTGCTTGCCTTGTTGGTAGTTTTTCTGATTCTACAGGCTTTCAGACCTGAAAAAAATCTATCAGGTAATAAAGAGAATGATATCAGCACCCTATATGCTGTTCCTGCAGAAGTTGATCAGATTTTGGTGAAAGCATGTAATGACTGTCACAGTAACCAAACCGTGTATCCCTGGTATGCAGAGGTTCAACCTATTGCCTGGTGGTTGGATGATCATGTAAAAGATGGCAAAAAGCATTTGAACTTTAATGAATTTGCAAGTTACAGACTTGCTAAGCAATACCATAAATTAGAAGAAGTAATTGACGAAGTTAAAGAGGGTGAAATGCCATTGGAGTCGTATACCCTTGTTCATCGCAATGCCAATTTAACCATGGAAGAAAAAAATATTCTTGTGAATTGGTCAACGGCGGTGAGAGACACAATGAAAGCAAGATATCCTGCCGACAGCCTCATTATGAAAAAGAAGAAATAA
- a CDS encoding DUF4783 domain-containing protein, producing MKHWIMTICLVLGGFISAQAQSDTDLVVRALKTGNPEMITTYLDDFVDLKLLDKDEVKNMSKNQAAMALKSFFSEQNIKGFEKVSEGGKGNLIYILGKLTTSGKSFNITVQLKQKAGNFYIITMRIS from the coding sequence ATGAAGCACTGGATAATGACGATTTGTTTGGTATTGGGGGGATTCATCTCTGCTCAGGCACAATCAGACACTGATTTGGTAGTAAGAGCGTTAAAGACTGGCAATCCGGAAATGATAACCACTTACCTGGACGATTTTGTAGATCTTAAATTATTAGACAAAGATGAGGTAAAAAACATGAGCAAGAATCAGGCTGCCATGGCATTGAAATCATTCTTTAGCGAACAGAATATTAAAGGATTCGAAAAAGTATCCGAAGGAGGAAAAGGAAATCTTATTTACATACTGGGAAAGCTGACCACATCGGGTAAAAGTTTTAACATCACCGTTCAGTTAAAACAAAAAGCAGGCAATTTCTATATTATTACCATGCGTATCAGTTAA
- the yihA gene encoding ribosome biogenesis GTP-binding protein YihA/YsxC, whose translation MEIKKATYLISNADYKACPKPDRPEYAFIGRSNVGKSSLINMLCKNNKLAKTSSAPGKTQLINHFEIESSQKHSKGFNRWYLVDLPGYGFAKIAQSTRRRWEQMIENYLRKRENLINVFVLIDSRHEPQKIDLEFISQLDKWQIPFSLVFTKTDKEKPAVVARNIDAFFAILRSSWQFLPQHFVTSAEKNLGREEILSFIEQKNESIA comes from the coding sequence ATGGAAATTAAAAAAGCAACTTACCTGATTTCAAATGCAGATTATAAAGCATGTCCCAAACCAGACAGACCTGAATATGCATTCATTGGGCGAAGCAATGTAGGTAAGTCTTCTTTAATTAATATGCTTTGTAAAAATAACAAGCTGGCAAAAACTTCCTCTGCTCCTGGTAAAACCCAATTGATTAATCACTTTGAGATTGAAAGTTCGCAGAAACATTCCAAGGGTTTTAACAGATGGTATCTGGTTGATTTACCGGGCTATGGTTTTGCCAAAATTGCACAAAGTACCCGCAGACGCTGGGAACAGATGATTGAAAATTACCTGCGCAAACGAGAAAACCTGATTAATGTATTTGTATTAATTGATAGCCGACACGAACCGCAGAAAATTGATTTGGAGTTCATTAGTCAATTAGATAAGTGGCAGATTCCTTTTAGCCTGGTATTCACCAAAACGGATAAAGAAAAACCGGCTGTAGTTGCCAGAAATATTGACGCTTTTTTCGCCATATTAAGAAGCAGCTGGCAGTTTCTGCCCCAGCATTTTGTAACCAGTGCGGAGAAAAATTTGGGAAGAGAAGAGATACTTTCTTTTATTGAACAGAAGAACGAATCAATTGCCTAG
- the gpmI gene encoding 2,3-bisphosphoglycerate-independent phosphoglycerate mutase: MSKKVILIIMDGWGLGQVKSADAIQNAHVPFVSSLYQQYPNTTLTTCGEDVGLPDGQMGNSEVGHLNLGAGRVVYQELQRINVAVRDGSLAKNPALQAAITEAKKPGKKLHLLGLVSDGGVHSHTSHLKALCSIFHEQGLSNVFIHAFTDGRDTDPKSGMGYIASLENHLKNSTGTIATVSGRYYAMDRDKRWERVALAYHCLVHAKGDKAVSATEAIANSYAAGVTDEFILPTVITDAKGQPTATIAEGDVVIAFNFRTDRCREITEVLTQQAFPENDMKPLQLHYTTMTQYDQTFKNVQVIFENDNLTNTLGEVLAAHGKKQIRIAETEKYPHVTFFFSGGRELPFEGESRIMAPSPKVATYDLQPEMSAAELTEKLLPEIAAESADFICLNFANADMVGHTGVFEAVVKAVETVDSCVAKIVTLAIEHGYTIFLTADHGNADYLINEDGSPNTAHTLNPVPLFVIDKTWRGEVKPGKLGDIAPTILSFMNIPVPADMTGNILTH; this comes from the coding sequence ATGAGTAAGAAAGTTATATTAATTATTATGGATGGATGGGGACTTGGTCAGGTAAAATCGGCTGATGCTATCCAGAACGCCCATGTGCCATTTGTTAGTTCATTATATCAACAATATCCCAATACTACTTTAACTACATGTGGAGAAGATGTTGGGTTGCCGGATGGCCAGATGGGAAACAGTGAAGTAGGCCACCTGAATCTAGGAGCAGGTAGAGTTGTATATCAGGAACTACAGCGGATTAATGTGGCTGTTAGAGATGGCTCTCTTGCGAAAAACCCTGCTTTACAAGCTGCCATTACTGAAGCTAAGAAGCCAGGAAAAAAATTGCATCTGTTGGGCTTGGTAAGCGACGGCGGCGTTCACTCGCATACCAGTCATTTAAAGGCACTTTGCAGTATTTTTCATGAACAAGGCCTAAGCAATGTTTTTATTCATGCTTTTACGGATGGCCGGGATACAGATCCAAAAAGTGGAATGGGGTATATAGCTTCGTTGGAAAATCACCTGAAAAATTCAACAGGAACCATTGCCACTGTATCTGGCCGCTATTATGCTATGGACAGAGACAAGCGATGGGAACGTGTAGCGTTGGCCTATCATTGTCTGGTTCATGCAAAAGGGGATAAGGCTGTTTCTGCAACAGAAGCTATTGCGAATAGTTATGCAGCGGGTGTTACAGATGAGTTTATTTTGCCAACTGTTATAACCGACGCGAAGGGGCAACCCACTGCCACAATAGCGGAAGGAGACGTGGTAATTGCATTTAATTTCAGAACAGACAGATGCAGAGAAATTACAGAAGTTCTAACGCAGCAGGCTTTTCCGGAAAATGATATGAAACCCCTGCAATTGCATTATACAACCATGACACAATACGACCAGACATTTAAAAATGTTCAGGTCATATTTGAAAACGATAATCTGACCAATACCCTTGGGGAAGTGCTTGCAGCCCATGGAAAGAAGCAAATCCGAATTGCAGAAACAGAAAAATATCCACATGTTACTTTCTTCTTTAGTGGGGGAAGGGAACTGCCTTTTGAAGGGGAGTCTCGCATTATGGCGCCATCTCCCAAAGTGGCCACTTACGATTTGCAGCCTGAAATGAGTGCAGCAGAATTGACCGAGAAGTTGCTGCCGGAAATCGCTGCAGAATCTGCAGATTTTATTTGTCTGAATTTTGCCAATGCGGATATGGTAGGTCATACAGGTGTATTTGAAGCAGTAGTAAAAGCAGTTGAAACTGTTGATAGTTGTGTAGCTAAAATTGTTACACTCGCAATTGAGCATGGCTATACCATCTTTTTAACAGCCGACCATGGTAATGCAGATTATCTAATTAATGAAGACGGGTCTCCCAACACGGCCCATACGCTGAATCCGGTTCCTTTGTTTGTAATTGATAAGACCTGGAGAGGAGAAGTGAAACCTGGAAAATTAGGCGATATTGCTCCAACTATTCTATCGTTCATGAATATCCCTGTTCCGGCAGATATGACAGGAAACATTTTAACCCACTAA
- a CDS encoding TonB-dependent receptor plug domain-containing protein produces MINKLLTIIPMLFGVFISNAQTAKDSVQNKAILLDDVMVYSSRFAEKFKRVAQTIDVINNKQQLNLQNNTADAIIQSGKLFVQKSQQGGGSPVIRGFEASRILTVVDGVRMNNAIYRAGHLQNIITVDNMVLDRIEILYGPSSTLFGSDALGGVISLTTKNPVLAASNKTEVSGSATLRYATAVQENRGNVQFNIGGKKWASFTSVTYGSFGDLIQGGRRSAAYPNFGRKDFYVIRNGNTDVSVPNPNPNKQIASGYKQIDVTQKFLYQASDKIQHVLNLQFSNSNDIPRYDRLSEKSGNTPVFAEWYYGPQIRNMAAYHFTAKEQNGFFRDIKFTASYQDIEESRITRRFQNNNKDFRWERINVFGLNFDAKHYAGNHELHVGAETYSNFLRSTAERVNIVTGNKSRITTRYSDGPTSMSTHAVFAQHTYKINQHFTLNEGLRFNLVQLNAQFVDTGLTRFPFTKVRQVNKAITGNIGIVYASPNNLRAALVFSTGFRSPNIDDLAKVFDSRTGLVVVPNLQIKPEYTYNVEANIQQYGERFSFGAAVFYTSFTNALVLDKFLFNNQDSIFYSGVKSAVYALQNKAKAHLYGFSVNASLQIMPKLNVEGVVNITRGQFTDAVNGSIPLDHVPPTHGRIAMKKSGDKWNAELFVLFNGWKKLTDYNPNGEDNLQYATPDGMPSWHTINLRTALQIKSALQLQVALENIFDKNYRYFASGISAPGRNLSLSLKASF; encoded by the coding sequence ATGATCAATAAATTATTGACCATTATTCCTATGTTGTTTGGTGTGTTTATATCAAATGCACAAACAGCAAAGGATAGTGTTCAGAATAAAGCAATATTGTTAGATGATGTAATGGTGTATTCCAGCCGATTTGCTGAAAAGTTTAAACGGGTGGCACAAACCATTGATGTCATAAATAATAAACAACAATTGAATCTTCAGAATAATACAGCAGATGCTATTATTCAGTCTGGTAAACTATTTGTTCAAAAAAGTCAGCAGGGTGGTGGAAGCCCTGTTATAAGAGGTTTTGAAGCAAGCAGGATTTTAACGGTAGTAGACGGAGTTAGAATGAATAACGCCATTTATCGTGCGGGTCATTTGCAAAATATCATCACCGTGGACAATATGGTGCTTGACCGCATAGAAATTTTATATGGGCCTTCCTCCACTTTATTTGGTAGTGATGCTTTAGGGGGAGTAATTAGTTTAACTACGAAGAATCCCGTTTTAGCAGCAAGTAATAAAACGGAGGTGAGCGGTTCGGCAACTTTGCGTTATGCAACTGCAGTTCAGGAAAACAGAGGCAATGTTCAATTCAATATTGGCGGAAAAAAGTGGGCTTCCTTTACATCTGTAACTTATGGTAGTTTCGGTGACCTGATTCAAGGTGGGCGGCGTTCAGCAGCATATCCCAATTTCGGTAGAAAGGATTTTTATGTTATCAGAAATGGCAATACGGATGTATCTGTACCCAATCCTAATCCGAATAAGCAAATAGCATCAGGATACAAACAAATAGATGTTACGCAGAAATTTTTGTATCAGGCAAGCGATAAAATACAGCATGTATTGAATTTGCAGTTCTCTAACAGCAATGACATACCAAGGTATGATCGGCTATCTGAAAAATCGGGAAATACACCTGTGTTCGCTGAATGGTACTATGGGCCACAAATCAGAAATATGGCAGCGTATCATTTTACTGCTAAGGAACAAAATGGTTTTTTCCGGGACATTAAATTTACTGCTAGTTATCAAGATATTGAAGAGAGCAGAATCACCCGAAGATTTCAAAACAATAACAAAGATTTTCGTTGGGAAAGAATTAATGTTTTTGGGCTGAATTTTGATGCGAAACACTATGCTGGCAATCATGAACTACATGTTGGTGCGGAAACCTATTCCAATTTTCTGCGTTCTACTGCTGAAAGAGTTAATATTGTTACCGGAAATAAATCCAGGATTACTACGCGTTACTCGGATGGTCCAACCAGTATGAGTACCCATGCTGTTTTTGCTCAGCATACCTATAAGATTAATCAGCATTTTACCCTGAATGAAGGACTTAGATTTAATTTGGTTCAATTAAATGCACAATTTGTTGATACTGGATTAACCCGTTTCCCTTTCACGAAAGTCAGACAGGTAAATAAAGCAATCACTGGGAATATTGGTATTGTTTATGCCAGCCCCAATAATTTACGAGCTGCATTGGTGTTCAGTACAGGCTTCCGTTCACCCAATATTGACGACCTCGCTAAAGTTTTTGATTCCAGAACAGGCCTTGTGGTTGTTCCAAATTTGCAGATTAAACCGGAATACACATACAATGTAGAGGCAAATATTCAGCAATACGGAGAACGCTTCAGTTTTGGTGCCGCAGTATTTTATACTTCCTTCACTAATGCATTGGTTTTAGACAAGTTTTTATTTAATAACCAAGATAGTATTTTCTATAGTGGGGTTAAAAGTGCTGTATATGCATTGCAGAATAAAGCCAAAGCCCATTTATACGGATTTAGTGTAAATGCTTCTTTACAAATTATGCCCAAGCTAAATGTAGAAGGGGTAGTCAATATTACAAGGGGACAATTTACAGATGCAGTAAATGGTAGCATTCCACTGGATCATGTTCCGCCAACACATGGAAGAATCGCAATGAAAAAATCAGGTGATAAGTGGAATGCAGAGTTATTTGTTTTATTTAACGGCTGGAAAAAACTAACCGATTATAATCCCAACGGAGAAGATAACCTGCAATATGCCACACCAGATGGGATGCCTTCCTGGCATACCATTAACCTCAGAACAGCTTTGCAGATAAAATCTGCTTTGCAACTTCAGGTTGCGCTTGAAAATATCTTCGATAAGAATTATCGCTATTTTGCCAGTGGCATTTCTGCACCGGGCAGAAACCTTTCCCTTAGCCTGAAAGCCAGTTTTTAA
- a CDS encoding adenylosuccinate synthase — protein MVDVILGLQWGDEGKGKIVDYFAPNYDIVARFQGGPNAGHTLYVEGKKMVLHQIPSGIFHQNKINIIGGGVVLDPVTLKRECDAVAAHGIDVRKNLFISERTNIIVPTHRALDKASELSKGESKIGSTLKGIGPAYMDKTGRNALRVGDLLDKNFTSQYIKLRLKHQKLLDNFHFIEDISSWEDEFFEALEFLKTLNVINCEYFINNEITKGKKVLAEGAQGSMLDIDFGTFPFVTSSNTISAGVCTGLGVSPKKINDVMGVSKAYCTRVGSGPFPTELEDATGEELRKIGSEFGATTGRPRRCGWIDLVALKYTCMINGVNKIIMTKADVLDSFENLEVCTAYNVNGTVTEEVPYQISRAKISPVLKSFKGWNTDTSKIKTQDALPAEMNTYIDFINNYVGAPVKYVSNGPGRDQIVPL, from the coding sequence ATGGTTGACGTAATATTAGGTTTACAATGGGGTGATGAAGGAAAGGGTAAAATAGTAGACTATTTTGCACCCAATTATGATATCGTAGCCCGTTTTCAGGGTGGTCCGAATGCCGGACATACACTGTATGTAGAAGGTAAGAAAATGGTTTTGCACCAAATTCCTTCCGGTATTTTTCATCAAAATAAAATCAATATCATTGGCGGGGGCGTTGTATTGGATCCGGTAACTCTGAAAAGGGAGTGCGATGCGGTTGCAGCCCATGGAATTGATGTTCGTAAAAACTTATTTATTTCTGAACGCACCAATATTATCGTTCCCACGCACAGAGCATTAGATAAAGCTTCTGAATTATCCAAAGGAGAAAGCAAAATTGGATCAACGCTTAAAGGCATTGGACCTGCTTACATGGATAAAACTGGCAGAAATGCATTGCGCGTAGGTGATTTACTGGATAAAAATTTTACAAGCCAGTACATTAAACTTCGCTTGAAGCACCAGAAATTACTGGACAATTTCCATTTCATTGAAGACATTTCCAGCTGGGAAGATGAATTCTTTGAAGCATTGGAGTTTTTGAAAACATTAAATGTAATCAACTGCGAATACTTCATCAATAACGAGATTACCAAAGGCAAAAAAGTGTTGGCCGAAGGTGCTCAGGGAAGTATGTTGGATATAGATTTCGGAACCTTCCCGTTTGTTACTTCTTCTAATACCATATCAGCGGGAGTTTGTACTGGTCTTGGCGTTTCTCCAAAGAAAATCAATGACGTAATGGGTGTTTCTAAAGCCTATTGTACCCGTGTGGGCAGTGGTCCTTTCCCTACAGAATTGGAAGACGCAACAGGAGAAGAATTAAGAAAAATAGGCAGCGAATTCGGCGCAACTACTGGCAGACCAAGACGTTGTGGATGGATCGACCTGGTTGCTTTGAAATATACCTGCATGATCAATGGTGTAAACAAAATCATCATGACTAAGGCAGACGTATTGGATAGTTTTGAAAACTTAGAAGTTTGTACCGCTTATAATGTGAACGGTACCGTAACCGAAGAAGTTCCTTACCAGATTTCAAGAGCAAAAATCAGTCCTGTACTGAAATCATTCAAAGGATGGAATACCGATACTTCTAAGATTAAAACACAAGATGCATTACCTGCGGAAATGAATACTTACATAGATTTCATCAACAATTATGTAGGTGCGCCTGTTAAGTATGTTTCAAACGGGCCAGGAAGAGACCAGATTGTGCCCCTTTAG